The Candidatus Polarisedimenticolaceae bacterium genome contains a region encoding:
- a CDS encoding protein kinase, with product MFPLPTGSPEPGSTVSHYRILERIAAGGMGVVYKARDLKLDRLVALKLLDPEKAADPARQRRFLQEARAASALNHPGIVTVYEVDVVDDRQLIAMELLHGATLHDRIADWPLAIDEVLDLGQQVADALEAAHGKGLLHRDIKPANILVTDAGQAKILDFGLAKSIALGPNAPTAHDTRASPLTVDGATVGTLGYMSPEQARGEALDTRSDLFSLGAVVYEMTTGRPAFDGETPAVVYDRLLHQEPTPVAELNPAAPPGLAAVIAKALQKSPAHRYASAAELRDDLRELRRGLEPIVAPPLPQPRPTGRGRAWIWIATPAAVAAAALALGWLLAPAPIESIAVLPLENLSGDPANEYFADGMTEALITDLGRVGSLRVIARHSVMRFKGSKEPLPAIARQLKVDALLLGSVTPAGDRVAVTLQLVGTKDERTLWSERFDRSTRDILVVQSEVARSVASEVRATLSPQEEEQIAERRPVDPEAYRSYLEGRYFYWQMTPASIERALALFDRAIRLDPEFAHAHAARVELLDLKTQVDSLPMGTFVEAMRASAARAIELDPALA from the coding sequence GTGTTCCCGCTGCCCACGGGCTCCCCCGAGCCGGGGAGCACGGTTTCCCACTACCGTATCCTCGAGCGCATCGCCGCGGGCGGCATGGGTGTCGTCTACAAGGCGAGGGACCTCAAGCTCGACCGCCTCGTCGCCCTCAAGCTCCTCGACCCCGAGAAGGCCGCCGATCCCGCGCGCCAGCGACGTTTCCTGCAGGAGGCCCGCGCCGCCTCCGCCCTGAATCACCCAGGCATCGTGACGGTGTACGAAGTCGACGTCGTCGACGACCGCCAGTTGATCGCGATGGAGCTTCTCCACGGGGCCACCCTGCACGACCGCATCGCCGACTGGCCGCTCGCGATCGACGAGGTCCTCGACCTCGGACAGCAGGTCGCCGACGCGCTCGAGGCCGCCCACGGCAAGGGGCTCCTTCACCGCGACATCAAGCCGGCGAACATCCTGGTCACCGACGCCGGCCAGGCGAAGATCCTCGACTTCGGCCTCGCGAAGTCCATCGCGCTCGGGCCCAACGCACCGACGGCTCACGACACCCGGGCGTCGCCGCTCACCGTCGACGGCGCGACCGTAGGCACCCTCGGGTACATGTCCCCCGAGCAGGCCCGCGGCGAGGCGCTCGACACGCGCAGCGATCTCTTCTCGCTGGGTGCGGTCGTCTACGAGATGACGACCGGCCGGCCCGCCTTCGACGGCGAGACCCCGGCGGTCGTGTACGACCGACTGCTGCATCAAGAGCCCACGCCCGTCGCCGAGCTCAACCCCGCCGCACCGCCGGGGTTGGCTGCGGTCATCGCGAAGGCCCTTCAGAAGTCCCCCGCGCACCGCTATGCCTCCGCCGCCGAGCTCCGGGACGACCTGCGGGAACTCCGGCGCGGCCTGGAGCCGATCGTCGCGCCGCCGTTGCCCCAGCCGCGCCCCACAGGGCGCGGGCGGGCCTGGATCTGGATCGCGACGCCGGCCGCCGTCGCCGCCGCCGCTCTCGCGCTCGGGTGGCTCCTGGCTCCCGCCCCGATCGAGTCGATCGCGGTCCTCCCGCTCGAGAACCTCTCGGGCGATCCTGCGAACGAGTACTTCGCCGACGGCATGACGGAGGCGCTGATCACCGACCTCGGCCGAGTCGGCTCGCTGCGGGTGATCGCGCGCCACTCCGTGATGCGGTTCAAGGGGTCGAAGGAGCCGCTCCCCGCCATCGCACGGCAGTTGAAGGTCGACGCCCTGCTCCTGGGCTCGGTCACCCCCGCAGGGGACCGCGTGGCGGTAACGCTGCAACTCGTCGGCACGAAGGACGAGCGAACGTTGTGGTCGGAGCGGTTCGATCGAAGCACTCGCGACATTCTCGTAGTGCAGAGCGAGGTCGCGCGGTCGGTGGCGTCCGAGGTCCGCGCGACGCTCTCTCCGCAGGAGGAGGAGCAGATCGCCGAGCGCCGGCCCGTCGATCCGGAGGCGTACCGGTCGTATCTGGAAGGGAGGTACTTCTACTGGCAGATGACCCCGGCGTCGATCGAGCGGGCGCTCGCGCTGTTCGACCGGGCGATCCGGCTGGATCCCGAATTCGCCCACGCCCACGCGGCCCGCGTCGAGCTGCTCGACCTCAAGACCCAGGTCGACTCGCTTCCGATGGGCACCTTCGTGGAAGCGATGCGCGCCTCCGCCGCACGAGCCATCGAGCTCGACCCCGCCCTCGC
- the rpmE gene encoding 50S ribosomal protein L31: MKAQIHPEYHDVTVVCACGNTFPTRSTKKEMRVEICSACHPFFTGKQKLVDSAGRVERFQKRYTKGEAKASN, from the coding sequence ATGAAGGCCCAGATCCACCCCGAATACCACGACGTCACGGTCGTCTGCGCGTGCGGCAACACGTTCCCCACCCGCTCGACCAAGAAGGAAATGCGCGTCGAGATCTGCTCCGCCTGCCACCCCTTCTTCACCGGGAAGCAGAAGCTGGTCGACTCCGCCGGGCGCGTCGAGCGTTTCCAGAAGCGGTACACCAAGGGCGAGGCCAAGGCCTCGAACTGA